TGTTTTGACAACCCAGACAAATCCTTAAGGTTGACTTGGGCTGGACTCACAGGTCAAGGCCGActaatgggccaggcgcagtggctcacatctgtaatcccagtgctttgggaggccaaagcaggaggattgcttgagccccggagttggagaccagcctgggcagtatatgGATCACATTTTCAAGTAGCAATTTCTGGAACTCAATGACTGTCACTGTCAAGGGTATGAAGATGTAGGACTGCTGCTGTGGTGTGAATGTCCCCCTGAATTTATGTGTTGAAACGTAACTGCCCATGCAATcatattaagaggtggagccttgGGGTGATTAGGTCAGACTAGGATCTGCCCTTGTGAATAGGATTAGTGGCCTTACAAAAGGGCTCCAGGGAACTAGCCAGCCCCTTTTGCCCTTCTaccttctgccatatgaggataaAAAGAAAGCCTTgagcagacactgaatctgctggtgccttaatcttggacttctcagcctccagaattatgagaaatacatttctgttcttcataaattacttgGTCACgggtatttcattatagcagcaaaaatggagaaagacaaacatcaagTATTGCTCTCCACAGCTCAAGAGTCTTGAccccctcccagcccctgcccaAGCAGAGCCACCCTAGACAAACACACACTCTAAGTAAAATCGAGCTGTCATTCGTCCTGCAGATTCAACTCTGAAGCAGGTCCCCAACCTCAGAGCCTCTGCTGAGCTGACCTTTCCCTCTGGCTTTAGGAGGCTTCCTGCTCCTCCTTGGGTCTCACCTCTGGCCACTGCCTCCTGGGGCCTCAGAAGGGTATGACTGGACAGGAGAGGAACAGCAGTCAGCATGCACTCACCTGTGCCTGCTCAGTCATCCGCCAGTTGGTATTCTACAGACTACACTGTCCCATGTGCACTGTTAAATATTCAGGTGGAGTTGGGTTTAGCAGCAGATTTCCACTTAATCTCCTTTGAGTGTTTCAGGCCCTCAGGAGAGCTCCTGGGATAACTCTGCTCTGGCTGCTACCCTCCTCTCAGTCTGTGTCTAGCCCTATCTCATTGGTGGGGAGGGCTCCAGGCTCTagtccaccccagcctccctctgGATACCAGGGAGAGGGTGGAAGCCTTAACCAAGGTCAATGACACAAATGCAGATTTGGGAAGGGGATCAAATGATGCAAAAGCCTCAGAGAGGCAGCTCTTGCCGTTCATGCTGTGTCCCAAGGATACACAAATGAAGGATGGGGACACTCTATAGTGTTACTCTGACCCCTGCCTACCTCCACTTTCTCGATCCTAAAGAAGCAGTCAGAGGGGATGCCCTCAGCCTTTCCTAAAATCCCAGCAGAAAGATGACAGCAGCTCCGAAGAAAGAAGTGTCCAGGAAGGCACAGGGCCCAAGTAGCAATTAAGCATTTTTCGTATGTCCATAGGGTGGCAGACTTATTTCCACAAATGGAAGCGCTGTCCCTCTGACCTGTTACTGAGTCTAACGTTTGGGGATTGCAGCAGAATGGTCCCCATCTGCTTTGAGGAGTGGCCTCTGAGTCGCCCATCTTTTCCATTTCAGCTCCCCACGCTGTCCCCACTTTAACCACTAGATGGTAGCAGACACCACCAGTTGGTGAGGAACGTGTTGGCGCCAAataggaggtaaaggctgcattTGAAGGTTCCTCCCTGTCTTGAAGCTATGTCAGTTTCACctgtttctaatttaatttaatttaatttaattcatttttcttatagATGCATTCttataagtaaattatttttatatctatgaaGAACATATTCCTGAATATAAAGAACACTCACAAATGTATTCTTCTTAacctccccagcctctgctgtCTCTGCCCTTTTGTCTCCAGTAATAGGAATGGGGACCAATTCTACATTCCTCAAAATTCAGATAATAAGAAATGAGAATGGTCTTAGGCGTTATACTACATTTGATCAAAGAAGACGAGAACTCCCAAGCCAGTACAGAAGAATGTGAAACTAAGACACAGAagacaaatacaataaaaaatatatctaagaaATTGCAAAggggacaaaaacaaaaataacaacaattagCATTGATGGACAGGCATcttggcttactcctgtaatcccagcactttggcaggccaaggcaggcagatcacttgagcccatgagttcaaaaccagcctgggcaagaaaggaagaccccatctctacaaaaaaaaaataaaaatataaattaggcaggcttggccaggtacagtggctcacacctgtaatcccagcagtttgggaggctgaggcaggcagatcacttgaggccaggagttcaagaccagcctgggcaacatggctaaaccccatgtctactaaaaatagaaaaattagctaggcatggtggtgtgtgcctataatcccagctacttggaaggctgaggcacaaaaatcactggaactcaggagacagaggttgctatgagctagatcatgccactgcactgcagcatgggcaagagcgagagtctgtctcaagaaagaaaaattagccaggcttactGGCACAAAGCTATGGTCCTAGccactcagaagactgaggccagaggatcgcttgagcccaggacatcgAGGCTGCGATGAGCtataactgtgccactgcactgtagcctgggtgacagagaaaaaccctgtcaaaaaaaaaaaaatgcattgactCTTAACCTTTCCACTTGGTATGACATACAATTCCAAACTGCACATCAGGATTTGCataatgggccaggtgcagtgactcacacctgtaatccccttgggaggccaaggcaaaaggattgcttgagcccaggagtttgaaaccagcctgggcagcatagtgagacaccatctcaagaaagaaaagaaagaaagaaagaaagaaagaaagaaagaaagaaagaaagaaagaaagaaagaaagaaagaaagaaaNNNNNNNNNNaaagaaagaaagaaagaaagaaagaaagaaagaaagaaagaaagaaaataaattagccagtcatggtagcacgtgcttgtagtcctagctacttgggaggttgaggtgggaggatcatttgagcccagaagttcaaggctgcagtgagctgtgatcattgATCATGCTCctgtactccagtctgaatgacagaaagagacccccctctctcttaaaaataagaaaagaaaatatgaaaatgggTCCAATtagtaggttggtgcaaaagtaattgtggtttgccattacttttaatgtacCACCCTAATAGATTATGAACAGCAATTGGCATGTTAGCGAGCACCACAGGGTGTCCTGGTGCCTGCAGCCACCTTCACCTGCCCCCTGCTGCTCTGAGACAAGACCTTGCCTCATCCAGGATggctctgcttgcagggaggggCACAATTTAGAAAGGTCCCACAAAAGTCTACCAGGCAGCAATCAATGGTACCTCGAGAAAAGCTATGACTATCAAAGGACAAGTCATGGTTAAAATGGAATCCTGGACATGGGAAGGAACTTTATCTCCAAGGCCTGAGCCTGAAACCGAAGGAGAAAGAGATTCATGGGCTGCAAGAAGGCCCCAAGTCACCACAGCAGGTGACAATGTCCATAAAaggagacaaaaaccaaaaacaaagaaaggaccTTGTTGGGGGGCTGGCCTGGCTTAAGTGGGTCCTGGAGTAAAGACCGTCCTGGGCATCCCCTAAGCAGGGAGGGTTGATGGATGGAGAACACACGCAGAGCCAGCCCTCAGGGAGGGCAGGAGCCCTCCAGGCCTCAGAAACCATAGTCTTCCTGGAGGCTTCTGAGAAATAGAATGGAACATGTGCTTTCCTATTGTATGTTACATTTTTCTGGACTAAAAATTGAGGAGCAGAGGAGACAGCGAGACCAGGAAGCTACATTTAGAGGAAGCTGCCAGTCTCTGGGTTAGGATGGAGGGCTCACATCCAGCTCCATTAGTAATGTGAATTTCTTCACTCCAGGCACACAGTGGCCTGGTGGGGTCAAATATTTGACCTAAAACAAATGGGAccaaatttcaaaaatgaaagttgCAGCTGGTCCCTGCTAAGCAGTCTCAGCAATGGGCTTTCCAGCTCATGCCAGCTCACAGCCACTTCCTGCCCTCAACGCTTCCAAGCAGCGCACCCGCTGCCCAGAGCCCACAAGGCTGCCTCTTATCCTTTCTTCAAAAAGACCCTGAAATCCACTCTCTCCAAAAAATAGACCCTGgctgggtggggaaggggaggaataCCAGTCACACTCCTCCCCAACCTGGACACAACCTGGTCCTTGCCTTCCTCCCCAGGTTGCCACAGAGGCATAGGCCCTGGCTGAAACCGATAGCGGGAACACCATGCCATACATCTCAGTTCAGTTTGTGCTTTTATTCTGAAGCCAGCAGGTTGGTGAGTAGTTGCCTTCCTGGTCTGAAATCAGTGCCCTTTTCAGCCCCTGCCCTGCTCCCCGTCCCTTGCTCCCACCCCTATCTGGACAGAGGACTGCCCTCCTCAAAGACAACAACCTGCTCTTGGGGCTGATGCTTGGAAAGGAGCTGTTTAAGGAAACGCCCTAATTGCCTTCTAATATGTCAGTATCAGATTAGATTGAACCACCACCATGTGCATTTTAATGGAAAAGCTGTGGGAATTGGGGGCTTCAGTAGTTAACTGGTAAAGTGTGGTAAGGGGGGCCTCAGAGGCATGACAATTCTAGCAGAAGGTCACAGGCCACAGACCACAGGCTGGCTGGGACCAGAGTCTTCAGGGGGCTGACTGACCTCCCTGGGATCCCTACACCTGTCTTAGGGTGACTGTCTGCTGCCCTCTGGGAAGGGCCAGTCTTGAGTCTGTGGTCTAAAACTAAGGAGTTAACCAATCAAGGGAAGATGAACGGCCCACAAATTGGTCCTCACAGACCACATAAAGGACCTGAGGGTCAGGCCAGGACCTGGAACTCAGCAATGCACCCAAGAGCCTGTGCCCAGGAATGTCCAATTCAGACCGAGGGGTACatgtggggagagggggagggccCAGGAAGGAGAGCAGGCCCAGGAAGGGAGGGGCGGGGTAATGTCCTCTCTGCCATTTACCACCTCTCTGGCAGCCTAAGCAGGGAAGGGAACCAGGCTGGCCATCTCTCACACCACAGCTTCAAGCTGGGACATCCTCAGGCCAGCCTGGGGACCACGTCTTGATGGGAGGTATGTCTGCTCATGTGCATACGTGTGTACTAGGCAAGAGAGATCAAGGTAGTCAGCGTAGGGACTGGGAGAGTCATGGGAGCTGGGTTGCATGGCAGAAATAAAAATCCAGGCAGTGCTCAGGAAAAGGATGGTGGGTATCCTGAGACCGGGCAAGCGCCTAAAAACTGATGTTCTTCAAGTCCATGGAGCAGCGGTACCTGCCGTCTGGGAACCTGGAGCACAGCAGGTTGGGTGAGCAAGGACAGGTATGGTGCTTGCGTTTCCTAAAGAAGGGGACCTAAGGAGAGAAGAAAGCAACACCTTCACCAAAGGGACATTGGTGGGCCTCCTGGCAGCAGTCTCTGCTCAGCCCAGGGCTGGCAAATGTCTCCCCCCACACCCTAGCCCACTTCTCCATTGCACCTAGCACAACAAGAATAGcaattagagatgagaaaactgaggtacacTGTGGCTAAGCAATacgccaagatcacacagctaatttGTGGAGGAGCTAGGATTCGCACCCAGGCTACCTGGCTCTGGAGACTCAGCACACAtgtgcctgcacacacacacacgcgcgcgcgcacataCGTCCATTGATTGAATGTTTGTTGCTCATCCATTATGCGCTCAACACCTTGGTGGGTGCTGCAAGTGCAGCGGCGAATAGGACAGCCACCGTCTCTGCCCTGACTCACACGCCGGAGGAGTGCTAAACCACTGGGGTATCCTCAGGGAGGAGTTAGGAGCATGGGCCCAttgtcagactgcctgggttaaAATCCCAGGTCTaccacttcccagctgtgtgacaaTCAGCAAATCatttgacctctctgtgcctcatctttatcatatgtaaaatgggttAATAACAGCACCTACCACATATGGTTATAAAGAGGTTAAAATGACAAAAAGCACCCAGTATGAAGGGTGGCATGCAGAAAGCATTCAGCATTAGTTTTTATTACCACTGTTGTCTTTATTGGGAATATGGATCTGGAGCTGAACCACCTCACATTCCCCAAGGTTACAAGGACTGCCACATTGTCCGGCCTCGTTCACCACTCTCTAGCCCCTCTTCATCCTGGGACAGGAGGTTGGGCGGGGGCTGTGACTGGGAGAGAGACTGCTGGAGGATGCTCTGTGCCCAGATGAGCACCGAGCCGGGATGCAGGTAAGTCCCCGAAGAGCAGGAAACATGCCTGAGTCCAGGTGTAAGACAGCCGGTAAGCCCGACAGCCTGTGCTCAGGAATGTCTAATTCAGACAGAGGGGCACATGTGGAGAGAGGGGCAAGGCCCAGGGAGGAGAGCAAGTCGCCTGAGAGCCTGTGGAAACGCCCTCATTGCCTTCTAATAGTCAATGTCAGACTAGATTGAACCACcactatttgcattttaatgaaaAAGCTGTGGGAATTGGGAGCTTCACTGGTTCACTGGTGAAGTGTGGTCAAGTGGCTCCAGAGAGGGAGTGCAATGGGGAGGCTGTGGCTCCAGAGGACTCTGGACTGGCAGCTGGCAGTCAAGGAGTGGGAACAGGGCAGGAACTATGTACTCAGGGCACAAGAGTGAGTGACTCCTTAAAGTGGGCACCTCACTTGCCTCACTGTAGACCTTACCAGATGTGGAAGGTGATTTTGTGGGTCTACTTTTATGTTCCTGAAGGGAGTTTCCTTCAGAGCAAAGGGCATGTGAGATCCTTCCCAAATCTGAATTCATCAGATCCATAAGGGACATTAGAGGCAGTGAGTCTGCTCCACTCATTGTATATGTGTGGCCCAAGAGCAGGTGAACTAATTTGCCCAAGTCCACACAGCGAATTAGGGGCTGGGAATGCCCAGCCTGTCTAACAGCCTATGAGATCAGTGGCACCCCTCCACCTGAGGCTGCCCCTTCAAAAACAAGGCAGCAGTGCCCAACATCAGTGAGGTATAACCAGAGCTGGCGTTGGAAAAGTCCCAGCTCTGTCTCATTGGCTGTGTGCCTTGAGCAAGTCACGTGAGTTTGCTTGTCCATCAGTTTCTTCAGCAATGCCCAGGGTTGCTGTCAGGATCAAATTAATATCAGTGATTCTCCAACCTGTGCTAGAAGTTTGTAGGTGGATCATGTCAGGCCTTGtacaaataaatgtacaaatgtGTTACCTGCAGGGCACTAAGTAAGGTGGGTGCCTGTtggtggtggggacacagcaaccCCATAGCCTTCTGCTTCCCCTTGGACGTTCAGGGGCTGGATCAGGGCTGGATCAGCTGTCAGAGGAGGGTGAAGTCCTCTGGAGCCACAGCCTCCCTAGACTCCCTCGCTGGAGCCAGCCTCTCTAGCCTTCCCAGCTAGAGCAAGGCCCCAGGACATCGCCCTCTGCTCCCCGCATGGCCCACCCACATATGTGCACCCATACAGTGTCTGCACAGTACCTTGTGGCTGCCGGGGTGGCACTCCTCGCCTTCCCGCCCCAGCGGGGTACACATCCGCAGCCCTCGAAGCCACAGGCTGATGGCACAGCAGGTGCCTGCCCCACACTGGACATCCCGCTCACAGGCCTGCAggtgggagagagaagggagcagCCCATTAGTGCAcccaagagaaagcagaagggaAGGGTAGATCCGAAAAGCCCTTATCAGGATGGAGCGAGAAGAGACTGAGAGTATCACCCCTGGCCTTAGCCTAACAGAACGCCCTGGGCCACGCTTTATTGCCCTGCTCCCCTCATGGCTAGGCTCAGGGCTCAGGAAGGCATTGGATCTGGATCTGAAGAAACTTCCAAGCTCCTTGAGGCCGCTCAGAAGGAAGACAGTCCTCCTTTTCTGACAAGGCTGGGGGTTAGAAGGCATAGTTTTTCTAGGGCTAGTAGACGCTCAATGGATGCTGGTGGAACTGAATTAGAATTCTCAGAGGTGGGAGGGACCCTGATGGCCCAAATTCCTGGGTGGTCAGTGCTGAGCTGCCCTGGACCAGGAGTCTCCAGCCCTGACTGCACTGTGGTCAGTGCCTCCCCTGTGCATGGAGGCACCCCCACCCTGGCCCTCAGAGGCCCAGCCTCAGCCAAGGGGCCAGCACCCCAGAACAGGTGCCTCTCCCAGGGTCTCTCTGCTGACTGCCCTGATTCCCAGAGAGGATCGCAGAACAGGGGCTGAGCGGCCCTGCCTGGTTTGGGAAAGGTGCCATTTGTAAAGAAGGCCACCTAAGCTCATGTTAAATAAAAGCCAGGGCTGGGGAAGACAGAACTCTTAACTGCTCCAGACTCAGGTGGGGACCCGCTGAAGAAGCATCCACACTTTCCATTCTCAGAGATGCTATGTGGCTTTTCTGAGCTAAAATGCAAAGCTGGGTTTTGGATCACTCTTCTCCAATAAAAGCCTATGGGCACCTTCAGGCTGCTGTGTGGGACGTGGCGGGACCTGGAAGCCCCTACTTGCTCAGACCCAAGAGGGAAAGAGTGGATGTCAGCTCAACTGATCATGCAGAGGAGTTACGGGTGGCAGGTACCCAGCTGTGCCTGTCTCCAGCCCAGCAAGGGCACATCTCACACCCAGCCAGTCCCCAAAAGCTCGGGGTTGGGGTACAGGAAACCCCAGTTGACTCTTCTTCTCCCATAGAGGTGGGGCATTGCTGTCCCACTCTCGGAAGAAGGATCATAAAGCCTTGGATGTGGGGACAGCTACAGTCCAGGGAGCAGGCGAGTGTAGAGGTGGTGGAGCCTGGGCTCCTGCTGAGAGTCAGAAGTGGGACACCAGCAGGACATGGAGGATGTGGGGAGCCTGGGGGTTCCTGACTTCCCCTTACTGCCCTGTTCTAACTACTCATCTGTCTTTCCTGGGTTTCCCCTTACCTAGGGAAATGCACCCTTTATTGTGCTTTTCACTATGAAAATGTTTGCCTGCCGCTCTCAGATCTGCCTGCCCTGCTGCCACTCTGGGCCAGTGCTGGAGCTGGCACGGGTGGTGAGGCGAGCCCAGCATCCAGGCCAACCACGCTGCTCCTGCCCTCACTGAGCAGCAGCCGGGGCTTCTCTCCGTTGTTCTTGCCCTCCCAGAATTTCAAGCTACTCCATAGAAGGGCAGCCTACAGTGTAAACACTTCATGAGGTATAATTCTGCCttcacagatatttttatttttgctttggatCTCAAAAGCATTTGACTTGCCTTTAATATTTGTTGTTTTGGACTcagtctttttcctttaaaagaaaaaagaaagaatttgtcCTTTCAGTGAATAGTAAAATTAACCCAATTCCAGGAATTGTTTGGtatttctctacatttctttttttttttttttttttttgaggcggagtctcgctctgtcgcccggactggagtgcagtggccggatctcagctcactgcaagctctgcctcccgggtttatgccattctcctgcctcagcctccggagtagctgggactacaggcgcccgccacctcgcccggctagtttttgtatttttagtagagacggggtttcaccgtgttagccaggaaggtctcgatctcctgacctcgtgatccgcccgtctcggcctcccaaagtgctgggattacaggcttgagccaccgcgcccggccatttctcTACATTTCCATTATCCATGTAAAAAGCTGGTGGAGGCTGAACTAAAAGTTAGTTTCCCTGCTCCCCCTGACCTTTTTTTCCCAGTGGCTTTTATATGGAAAGCTCTCAGGTAAAGCATTGCTTTCTGCTTCAATAAGAATGGTCCTGCTACCATAATACATCATGCGCCCCTATTTGAAGGTGGTTCGAGGTAAAGGCAAACTTCCGAGAGAAAACTTTGATCTGAATATTTTGAACCAATTGGACAGTGCCCATATGCTGAGCCTCTGCTTTGAGACTGGATTTCTACTTGTTATCTGAACACTTGCTTTGGGGTACACTCAGAATGTTATTGTCACCCATATTCCTCTCAGAACTAACTGGGCAGGCACGGAGTGAGAGAATTTCAAAGATATCCTTTCTAAGCAGAGGTTAAATTTATACAATAGAAGTTTATAAACTTACCACATTTAATTAAGCTTACTGCCTTTACTTAAGTCAACATGCTatgtaaattaatattaatattaatatgtgaaccaaaccataaataaaaattaaaattcacacaaaagataaattaagGTTTGCCAATCCACTTTATAAAGGAATTCCTTATTACATAATAGGAATCTTCATTTTACCAAAGGACTGAACTTCAAAATCTTCAATGCTCTACTAATGCATTTAAAACAGGATTTGATTCATACACAGCTTCTCAAAAGCAGATCCCATTTAGTAGAGTGAGATCTAACTAGTCTGAAAATCGCATGCAATCCCTCTCTAAAGTGCTGTCTAATgcataactccccattccctttGGTTCACAGTGTGTTGAGCCAACAGAGTCTCCTGCATGGTTCCTGGGCTTACAACCTGTGCAGACCCTGATATCTTCCCAAAACCCAGGGCACAGAGAATGTTAGGCGACTTACCCCTGTGATCACAGCACAGTCAGACACAGTTACTAGGAGGAGCATGATTGAGACTTGCATGGCACCTCTCATGGTCACTTGGGATGAAGATAAAATACTGCCTGCTTGGATGCCTCTCGCTTCCTCCCGCTCAGCCTTGTGCCCGGCAAGCTGGGAAGGCCAGGCTCTTCTGCATCCCCCGCCTCCTCCCAGATGTTTACACTCAGGATCCAGGGCTGCCTGTGGATGCCTCATCTCTGCTTTTCCCTTCTCCAACACCGATGTTACTCAGATGATCTCAGGAGCGAAGATGAGACCTGAATCTCTAACAACATCAAATCAACATCAAAACCAATAAAAATGGATACTTCGGGGGCTCTGACAGTTGCTCTAACTCTCCCAAGAACGCAGTGATTCAGACTGTTACGTACATTTCACTTGATGTTCTTTTCTGCCTCTGGGTATCCTTCTATCCTACTTGGGGCAGAGGAAAGGCTCTGGTAATGAATTAAGGGATTTGCAGCATAACCATTTATCCTTCCCTGCACCAAACTATGCAACATACAAGATCATTGGTTCCCTCACACTCACACCAAGAATTATCTAGGCATTTACCATGGGCTCAACACAGAGGTAGCTGAGAAGACAGAAGAGGGTGAGGCGGGTATCCTTATTTCTCTGAAAGGTTAAAATTACAGCGAGGAGACATAAGACAGTGAGGAAAAAAAGACCAGGCTTGTGAGGCTGATGCTCCTAAGTGACACACACATAAGGATTTGCTGTCTCACGGACTCAGGACGAACACCAGCAAGTGTCCCTTGGTACAATGACCTAAGGGCAGAAAGCCAGCAAACACACAGGGCACACCCTCTCCCAGTACCCTGCAGAGCCGAGTTGGTATGGGCTGTGGCTGAAAGGTACTAGAGCCATACCACTGGCCTTCCAGGTTTAGGGGTGAGCATGAGAGGGTGTACATCTTATCTGTGAGTGTACAAACACGGTGGGCTCAGATGTCAGTCTGGTGGGAAGTTGACTTTGGGGAGGGCACCTCCTCCTGCGAGGGAAGCCCCTGACCCCAGCCCTCTCTGTGTCAGAGGACCCAGAGAGAACTcccagtcctttgtcagatgatcTGCCTTCTCTCCACAATAATAAAAGCCAACATTTCCCAAGGTATGTGCTGCAATATGTtaatacacaaataaacaaataaaagacgACTACAGTCAAAAATTTGGGAAACACAAACCAGCTTGGTTTTTGCAGAACTTTTCAGGGCCTTTCCTGTGCTAACAAGTGTTTGAAACACCAAGTGGAAAATGCAGTTTGTAGTATTTCACAAACAGATTCATCTGCAAAACTTTTCTCGTCAAGTGTCACATGGGTGTAGGGTTTCCACATAGAAATGTTGACAGGCCTTTATGAGTGCAGAGAGGAAGACTAACTAGCACGGGGGCCGGGAGCTAAGCCCCCAAAGGCAGCTACTTTGACTTTAGATCGATGGCTTCATGACCTTGAAAATATTGCTAATCTCtgcaagcctcagttttcctatctaTAACATGACGGTAAGAATCGCATTTAAATCATAAGATATTGTGAGTATTCATCTATGTATTTACTCGTTGACTctatttattgagagcctactGTATTAAAGGCACTGTTCTTAGCACTGGGAATACAGTGGTGAGCAAAACAAAATCCTGTCCTCATGTAGTTTCGACTCTAGTCAAGGAGACGGGTGACAGACAAATAAACAGATTTGTAATAAAACGGCCAATTTTGCTAAGCACTGTTAAAAAGGAAGGCAgggggccagacgcagtggctcaagcttgtaatcccagcactttgggttaGAAGgtagaggcaggcggatcacttgaggtcaggatttcaagaccagcctggtcaacatggtgaaaccccgtctctaggaaaaatacaaaaattagccggctgtggtggctcacgcctgtaatcccagctactcaggaggctgaggcaagagaatcacttgaacctgggaggcagaggttgcagtaagccgagatcatgccattgtaccccagccggggaaaaaaaacaaggccccaacaaaaaaaaaaaagggggggggggcagggaagGCAACAGACTTTGACAAAGGGTGTTATTTTAGATGTGGTAAGGGTCTCTCTGAGAAGGCACTTGTGCAGATTACTGATAAAGTGAAGGAGTGAGCTGGACAGAGCCTAGAGAAAAagtcagtgcaaaggccctgtggcaagGCTTCTTGGCCAGTTCCAGGAGAAGCAAAGAGCAAGGTGAGCCAGGGGATGGGATGGGAGGGGATGCAGTTGGAGCAGGAGCCaaaggccaaatccagcctgcctgGTGGGGCATGGCAGGAACCTGACTCCAAGTGTGATGGAACACTTGGAGAGTTTCGAACAGGGGAGAGGCAGGATCTGatatacatttagattttttttagagacaaggtcttgctctgttacccaggttggagtgcaattgtggctcactgcagcctggaactcctggattcaagcgatcctccggcctcagcctcctgaatagctaggactgtAGACACACATCGCAGCACCTGGCCTGATTCACACCTTGAAAGGATCCCTCTGACTGCAGGTGGAGAGTTAAGTGAGAtgatgcatgtaaagtgcttaccACAATGCCCAGCACACAGCAGCATTTGAGACCAATTGACAATTTTTACTATAAACATATGAACTTGTATGCTTTAATATAAAATTCTCCTGGGAGGTGAGAATCAAAATAATGAGTCTGTAAGGCCCACCTGTACACTGTGACCTGGGCTGGGCTGGTGACAGAAGAACCAAGAGACCACCCCAGCCTTGGAGGACCTTCCACCCTGGGAGAAAAGCTACCTAGGAAGGAGGCAGCGCTTTGCTGGGGA
The genomic region above belongs to Piliocolobus tephrosceles isolate RC106 chromosome 1, ASM277652v3, whole genome shotgun sequence and contains:
- the PROK1 gene encoding prokineticin-1 codes for the protein MRGAMQVSIMLLLVTVSDCAVITGACERDVQCGAGTCCAISLWLRGLRMCTPLGREGEECHPGSHKVPFFRKRKHHTCPCSPNLLCSRFPDGRYRCSMDLKNISF